A genomic stretch from Anaerococcus mediterraneensis includes:
- the miaA gene encoding tRNA (adenosine(37)-N6)-dimethylallyltransferase MiaA: MKDKLIIITGPTASGKSDIGIKLAKKINGEIISADSQQVYRDMDIGTSKVVDDFDIAHHMINIVDPNENYSVGEYKTEARSIISQVNKNGKLPILLGGTGFYIDSILFDMNYGQAPKDEEYRAYLEKLADEKGNLFLYENLKEIDLDTAKLYHPNELNRIIRALEIYKVTGEKPSLKRSGDKTLNENIEPIIFFLNYKDRDILYRKINERSQEMVDIGLLEEFNYLIDKYKLDENTQSMFAIGYKEIFPYIKGEISMDEMVEKLQQNTRRYAKRQITWMRKYLSYPFCHEIMLDNLSKDDACLIIETTIKDLYEF, translated from the coding sequence TTGAAAGATAAATTAATTATAATCACAGGACCCACAGCTAGTGGAAAAAGTGATATAGGTATAAAGCTTGCAAAAAAAATAAATGGTGAAATCATATCAGCAGATAGTCAGCAGGTCTATAGAGACATGGATATAGGAACCAGCAAAGTTGTTGATGATTTTGATATTGCCCACCATATGATAAATATTGTAGACCCAAACGAAAATTATTCTGTAGGGGAATACAAAACAGAAGCCAGATCAATCATTTCACAAGTAAATAAAAATGGAAAGCTACCTATACTCTTGGGAGGTACTGGTTTTTATATAGATTCTATTTTATTTGATATGAATTATGGCCAAGCTCCTAAAGATGAAGAATATAGAGCCTATTTAGAAAAATTAGCTGATGAAAAAGGAAATTTGTTTTTATATGAAAATCTTAAAGAAATTGACCTGGATACAGCAAAACTCTACCATCCAAATGAGCTAAACCGTATCATAAGAGCTCTTGAGATCTATAAAGTAACCGGTGAAAAGCCATCTCTAAAAAGATCGGGAGATAAAACTCTAAATGAAAATATAGAGCCAATCATATTCTTCCTAAATTATAAAGATAGGGATATTTTATATAGAAAAATTAATGAAAGAAGTCAAGAGATGGTCGATATAGGTTTACTAGAAGAATTCAACTATCTTATAGACAAATATAAACTTGATGAAAACACTCAATCTATGTTTGCTATAGGCTATAAAGAGATATTTCCATATATAAAAGGAGAAATAAGCATGGATGAAATGGTAGAAAAACTACAGCAGAATACAAGAAGATACGCTAAGAGACAAATAACCTGGATGAGAAAATACCTTTCATATCCTTTCTGCCATGAAATAATGTTGGATAATTTAAGTAAAGATGATGCGTGTCTTATTATAGAAACAACAATTAAGGACTTATATGAATTTTAG
- a CDS encoding aminotransferase class I/II-fold pyridoxal phosphate-dependent enzyme: MNFSDIYNNYKIDDQYDELINNSEKDLENLFRKHEKISEFNQLKVSKAFNENSLQSSDFNSATGYGYADTGRDTVERIFSTIFKSEDSLVRPSIVSGTHALSIVLFSLLNYGDKLLAITDDPYDTMQQVIGIAGDKKGSLLEKGIKYDKLELDHNNMIQYDKITEKVDENTKVVLIQRSTGYTQRRAFTIEEIEKAIKKVRQANKNAIIFIDNCYGEFTEDKEPIEVGADIVAGSLIKNLGGGIALTGGYIAGNRDLIEYCANTLTAPGIGKDEGLSFGTNRLVLQGLYFAPHIVKEAIKVALLFSSVFTKLGFEVTPKIDDPRSDVILAIKLKDPELLTIFCKAVQEACTVDSTFTPEAYPMPGYEDPVIMASGGFVEGATSELSADGPLREPYMVYLQGGLNYYHGKLALKIILNRLKTKNLI; the protein is encoded by the coding sequence ATGAATTTTAGTGATATATATAACAATTATAAAATTGATGATCAGTATGATGAATTAATAAATAATTCAGAAAAAGATCTTGAAAACTTATTTAGAAAACATGAAAAAATAAGCGAATTTAATCAACTAAAAGTTTCAAAAGCTTTTAATGAAAATTCACTCCAATCTAGTGATTTTAACTCAGCAACAGGATATGGCTACGCTGATACTGGCAGAGATACTGTAGAAAGGATTTTTTCCACAATTTTTAAATCTGAGGATAGCTTGGTAAGGCCATCTATTGTATCTGGTACTCACGCCTTGTCAATAGTTTTATTTTCATTGTTAAATTATGGAGATAAACTCTTAGCTATAACTGATGATCCATATGACACCATGCAACAAGTTATAGGTATAGCTGGAGATAAAAAAGGAAGTTTATTAGAAAAAGGTATAAAATACGACAAATTAGAACTTGATCATAATAATATGATCCAATATGATAAAATCACAGAAAAAGTCGATGAAAATACTAAAGTTGTGTTAATCCAAAGATCAACTGGCTACACTCAAAGGCGAGCCTTTACTATAGAAGAGATAGAAAAAGCTATAAAGAAAGTTAGACAAGCTAATAAAAATGCCATAATCTTTATAGACAACTGTTATGGAGAATTTACCGAGGATAAAGAGCCAATAGAGGTTGGGGCAGATATTGTAGCAGGTTCATTGATTAAAAATCTCGGTGGAGGAATAGCTCTCACCGGAGGATACATAGCAGGTAATAGAGATCTAATAGAATATTGTGCAAACACCTTGACCGCTCCTGGAATAGGAAAAGATGAAGGATTGAGTTTTGGAACAAATAGATTAGTTCTACAAGGTCTATATTTTGCACCTCATATTGTAAAGGAAGCGATAAAAGTTGCCCTATTATTTTCTAGTGTCTTTACAAAATTAGGTTTTGAGGTTACACCAAAAATCGATGATCCTAGGTCAGATGTAATACTTGCAATAAAATTAAAAGATCCAGAGCTTCTAACAATTTTTTGTAAAGCTGTACAAGAAGCCTGTACTGTAGATTCTACTTTCACTCCGGAGGCTTATCCAATGCCTGGATATGAAGATCCAGTTATCATGGCATCGGGTGGTTTTGTAGAAGGGGCTACATCAGAATTATCTGCAGATGGTCCACTTAGAGAACCATATATGGTTTATCTCCAAGGAGGTTTAAATTATTACCACGGTAAGCTCGCACTAAAAATAATATTAAACAGGCTAAAAACCAAAAATCTTATTTAA